One Vibrio sp. 16 genomic window carries:
- a CDS encoding DegQ family serine endoprotease gives MKKPLLALTVLSLSLSSIITPMPATAALPLSVNGEQLPSLAPMLEKVTPAVVSISVEGTQVSRQHIPEQFRFFFGPDFPTEQLQERPFRGLGSGVIINADKGYIVTNYHVINGAEKIRVKLHDGREYDAELVGGDQMSDVALLKLEKAKNLTEVKIADSDKLRVGDFTVAIGNPFGLGQTVTSGIVSALGRSGLNLENFENFIQTDAAINSGNSGGALVNLNGELIGINTAILGPNGGNVGIGFAIPSNMMTNLTDQILEFGEVKRGMLGVQGGEITSELAEALGYESSKGAFVSQVVADSAADKAGLEAGDVIVSINGKSITSFSELRAKVATLGAGKTIELGVIRDGKEKTFEVTLGEMQNAKAPAEKLHEGLSGAQLSNTNASDAVQGVKVTAVEKGSSADAYKLEEGDIIIGVNRKRVKNLAQFRKIVEKQPGVLALNIQRGDRTLYLVIR, from the coding sequence ATGAAAAAACCTTTGCTTGCATTAACCGTCCTATCATTAAGCTTAAGTTCAATCATCACCCCAATGCCCGCAACGGCGGCATTGCCTCTATCTGTTAACGGTGAGCAGCTCCCTAGTCTGGCTCCCATGCTCGAAAAAGTGACCCCAGCCGTCGTTAGTATTTCTGTCGAAGGCACACAAGTATCAAGACAACATATCCCTGAGCAATTCCGCTTCTTCTTCGGTCCTGACTTTCCAACCGAACAATTGCAAGAGCGCCCATTCCGCGGTTTAGGTTCCGGCGTCATAATCAATGCAGACAAAGGTTACATTGTGACCAACTACCACGTCATTAATGGCGCCGAAAAAATCCGCGTCAAACTGCATGATGGCCGAGAGTACGATGCCGAGCTTGTTGGTGGCGATCAAATGTCTGACGTTGCACTACTCAAGTTAGAGAAGGCTAAAAACTTAACGGAAGTTAAGATTGCAGATTCAGATAAGCTACGAGTCGGCGACTTTACTGTTGCGATTGGTAACCCGTTTGGCTTAGGTCAGACCGTCACTTCAGGGATTGTTTCTGCGTTGGGACGCAGTGGCCTTAATCTTGAAAACTTCGAGAACTTCATTCAAACCGATGCCGCGATCAACAGCGGTAACTCGGGTGGCGCATTGGTTAACTTAAACGGTGAATTGATTGGTATTAATACCGCTATCTTGGGGCCCAATGGCGGGAATGTCGGAATCGGCTTTGCCATCCCATCCAATATGATGACCAATTTGACAGACCAAATCCTCGAGTTTGGGGAAGTCAAACGCGGCATGCTAGGAGTGCAAGGTGGAGAAATCACCTCTGAACTCGCAGAAGCGCTTGGGTATGAGTCAAGTAAGGGCGCGTTTGTCAGCCAAGTGGTTGCGGATAGCGCCGCTGACAAAGCAGGCCTTGAAGCAGGTGATGTTATCGTCTCCATTAATGGTAAATCCATTACTTCGTTCAGTGAACTGCGCGCGAAGGTAGCGACGTTGGGTGCGGGCAAAACCATCGAACTTGGTGTCATTCGCGACGGCAAAGAGAAGACGTTTGAAGTAACCCTTGGTGAAATGCAAAACGCAAAAGCGCCAGCAGAGAAACTTCATGAAGGCTTATCGGGCGCCCAACTGTCCAACACCAATGCAAGTGATGCGGTGCAAGGGGTGAAAGTGACTGCGGTCGAGAAAGGCTCAAGCGCAGACGCATACAAACTCGAAGAAGGTGACATCATCATCGGCGTTAACCGTAAGCGTGTGAAAAACTTAGCTCAGTTCCGTAAAATCGTAGAGAAGCAACCTGGCGTGCTAGCGCTTAACATTCAGCGTGGCGACCGTACGCTCTATTTGGTCATTCGATAG
- a CDS encoding DUF1249 family protein, translating to MAQVAVKKPYHVDLSELMRTYETNYAKLNALIPSNASVGDVRCYQAANMTYQIQVGEVTKYTTLVDICQSDDVPVFPLPRMSVRLYHDARVAEVSECEHLRRVNARYEYPNDKMVQQDEKAQLNRFLGDWLTFCLRHGISRTPINI from the coding sequence ATGGCACAAGTAGCAGTAAAAAAGCCGTATCATGTTGATTTATCAGAGCTGATGCGCACCTATGAAACCAATTATGCCAAACTCAACGCACTCATTCCGAGTAACGCGAGTGTTGGCGACGTTCGCTGTTATCAAGCTGCTAATATGACGTATCAAATTCAAGTGGGCGAAGTCACAAAGTACACAACTTTGGTCGATATTTGTCAAAGCGATGACGTTCCAGTATTTCCATTGCCGAGAATGTCTGTCAGGCTCTACCACGATGCTCGCGTAGCAGAAGTCTCGGAATGTGAGCACTTACGACGTGTCAATGCACGTTACGAATACCCAAATGACAAGATGGTTCAACAAGATGAAAAAGCACAATTGAACCGTTTTTTAGGCGATTGGTTAACATTTTGTCTGCGGCATGGTATCAGCCGGACACCGATCAATATTTAG
- the parE gene encoding DNA topoisomerase IV subunit B, whose protein sequence is MTEQYNAKDLSVLEGLDPVRHRPGMYTETERPNHLAQEVIDNSVDEALAGHAKKIKVILHADQSLEVIDDGRGMPVDIHPEKGISGVELIMTKLHAGGKFSNDNYKFSGGLHGVGISVVNALSKRVEVTVKRQGQVHEIAFEHGNAVTELTVTGTCGHRNTGTSVHFWPDAKYFDSYKFSALRLVNNLRAKAVLCPGLEITFSDKVNDEEHKWYYEDGLKDYLAEGVKGYEVLPAEPYIGEFTAETEMATWAVIWQPEGGEMITESYVNLVPTKQGGTHVNGLRQGLLDAMREFCEFRNLLPRGVKLTGDDIFDRCSYVLSVKMQDPQFAGQTKERLSSRQTAAFVSGVVKDAFSLWLNEKPQLAEQLAEVCIANAHRRMRASKKVVRKKVASGPALPGKLTDCSVQDLNRTEIFFVEGDSAGGSAKQARDREFQAVMPLRGKILNTWEVSADQVLASQEVHDISVALGIDPDNDNLDGLRYGKICILADADSDGLHIATLLCALFTRHFRALVEAGHIYVAMPPLYRIDCGKEVFYALDDDEKEGVLERLSKKKAKINVQRFKGLGEMNPLQLRETTMDPNTRRLVQLTIDDNEQTMEMMDMLLGKKRADDRRSWLQTNGDMAEV, encoded by the coding sequence ATGACTGAACAATATAATGCGAAAGACCTTTCGGTTCTTGAAGGTCTCGACCCAGTACGACACCGTCCTGGTATGTATACCGAAACGGAGCGACCAAACCATCTCGCCCAAGAAGTTATCGACAACTCGGTGGATGAAGCGCTTGCGGGTCATGCGAAAAAAATCAAAGTCATTCTTCATGCTGACCAATCGCTCGAAGTAATCGATGATGGTCGTGGCATGCCCGTTGATATTCACCCGGAGAAAGGCATTTCGGGTGTTGAACTTATCATGACCAAGCTGCACGCTGGCGGTAAGTTCTCCAATGACAACTACAAGTTCTCTGGTGGTTTGCACGGGGTTGGTATTTCGGTAGTTAACGCGTTATCCAAACGTGTTGAAGTCACGGTAAAACGCCAAGGTCAAGTGCATGAAATCGCTTTTGAACACGGTAACGCCGTGACAGAACTGACCGTGACCGGAACTTGTGGTCATCGCAATACCGGAACGTCAGTCCACTTCTGGCCAGATGCTAAATACTTCGACAGCTACAAGTTCTCAGCGCTACGTTTGGTGAACAACCTGCGTGCCAAAGCCGTGCTCTGCCCAGGGTTAGAAATCACGTTTAGCGATAAAGTTAACGATGAAGAGCACAAGTGGTACTACGAAGATGGCTTAAAAGACTATCTTGCTGAGGGCGTGAAAGGCTATGAAGTACTACCAGCCGAGCCTTACATCGGAGAGTTCACTGCAGAAACGGAAATGGCAACGTGGGCGGTGATCTGGCAGCCTGAAGGTGGCGAGATGATCACCGAAAGCTACGTTAACTTAGTTCCAACTAAGCAAGGTGGTACGCACGTTAACGGTCTTCGCCAAGGTCTACTTGATGCGATGCGCGAGTTCTGTGAGTTCCGTAACTTGCTTCCTCGTGGGGTTAAGTTAACGGGTGACGACATCTTCGATCGTTGTTCTTACGTGTTGTCGGTCAAGATGCAAGACCCTCAGTTTGCCGGTCAAACTAAAGAGCGTCTTTCATCTCGTCAAACTGCGGCGTTTGTTTCTGGCGTAGTAAAAGATGCCTTCAGCTTGTGGTTAAACGAAAAACCGCAACTTGCAGAGCAGCTGGCAGAAGTATGTATTGCCAATGCGCACCGCCGTATGCGCGCTAGTAAGAAAGTTGTGCGCAAGAAGGTGGCATCAGGTCCGGCACTACCGGGTAAGTTAACCGACTGTTCTGTACAAGATTTAAATCGCACTGAAATCTTCTTTGTCGAGGGTGACTCGGCAGGCGGCTCGGCGAAACAAGCCCGCGATCGTGAGTTCCAAGCGGTGATGCCGCTGCGCGGTAAGATCTTGAACACGTGGGAAGTCTCTGCTGACCAAGTCCTTGCTTCACAGGAAGTGCACGATATCTCTGTTGCTCTGGGTATTGACCCTGACAACGACAACCTCGACGGCCTACGTTACGGCAAAATCTGTATTCTTGCCGATGCGGACTCGGATGGTCTTCACATCGCAACGCTACTATGTGCGCTGTTTACTCGTCACTTCCGAGCTCTAGTTGAAGCCGGCCATATCTATGTCGCGATGCCTCCTCTCTATCGAATCGACTGCGGTAAAGAAGTGTTCTATGCCCTTGATGATGATGAGAAAGAGGGCGTATTAGAGCGCCTATCGAAGAAAAAAGCCAAAATCAACGTACAGCGATTCAAAGGTCTGGGTGAGATGAACCCACTCCAACTTCGCGAAACAACCATGGATCCGAATACCCGTCGCTTGGTTCAGTTAACCATCGATGACAATGAGCAGACCATGGAAATGATGGATATGTTGCTAGGTAAGAAACGTGCGGATGACCGCCGTAGCTGGCTACAAACCAACGGTGATATGGCAGAGGTTTAA
- the yqiA gene encoding esterase YqiA, with translation MKPSLLLYVHGFNSSPLSHKANVMKAYCEQYRPDIKVLVPQLPCFPELAANLLLDIVEQHKEDYRIGLVGSSLGGYMSMWLNNQFGFRAVVVNPAVKPYELLADYLGEQVNPYTNETYMLEEQHIAELIALDTPTIRDPSDFWLLQQEEDEVLDYRQAVSKFVGAKQTVESGGDHSFVDFERYPEKIIKFLQL, from the coding sequence ATGAAGCCTTCACTACTTCTATATGTTCATGGTTTTAACAGCTCACCACTTTCACACAAAGCGAATGTGATGAAAGCCTACTGTGAGCAGTATCGGCCTGATATTAAAGTGTTGGTTCCTCAATTGCCTTGTTTTCCAGAGCTTGCTGCGAATTTGTTGCTCGACATTGTTGAACAGCATAAAGAGGATTACCGTATTGGTTTGGTCGGCAGCTCGCTAGGTGGGTACATGTCTATGTGGCTGAACAACCAGTTTGGCTTTCGAGCCGTGGTGGTCAACCCTGCGGTGAAACCTTATGAGTTGTTGGCTGATTACTTGGGTGAACAAGTTAACCCCTACACCAATGAAACGTATATGCTGGAAGAGCAGCATATCGCTGAGCTGATCGCTCTTGATACGCCGACGATTCGTGACCCGTCTGATTTTTGGTTACTTCAGCAAGAAGAAGATGAAGTACTCGACTACCGGCAAGCGGTGAGCAAGTTTGTTGGAGCAAAACAGACCGTAGAATCCGGTGGTGATCATAGTTTTGTCGACTTCGAACGCTATCCAGAAAAAATCATCAAATTCTTACAACTCTAA
- the cpdA gene encoding 3',5'-cyclic-AMP phosphodiesterase, producing MKVTSNSSDSSIKLLQITDTHLFEATDGSLLSVNTGESFKAVVNAIVEQECRFDALLATGDISQDHSEASYQCFERGIEPLLKPCFWLPGNHDYKPNMTSVLPSPQIQQVDHVLLGEHWQMILLDSQVIGVPHGRLSDKQLALLDEKLAQYADRHTLVLLHHHPILVGSAWLDQHTLKDADDFWQVVQKHDNVNAVLCGHVHQDMNVMHHGVRVMATPSTCVQFKPNSDDFALDTTSPGWRELVLKADGQLETYVKRLPAGCFQPDFSSAGY from the coding sequence TTGAAAGTTACGTCAAACTCATCAGATAGCAGCATTAAGCTGCTCCAAATTACAGACACCCATCTGTTCGAAGCAACAGATGGCAGCTTATTAAGTGTCAACACTGGTGAGAGTTTTAAAGCCGTCGTCAATGCAATTGTCGAGCAAGAATGTCGTTTTGATGCTCTTTTAGCGACGGGCGATATCTCTCAGGATCATAGTGAAGCGTCTTATCAATGCTTTGAGCGTGGCATTGAGCCATTGCTGAAACCCTGTTTTTGGTTGCCTGGCAATCATGACTATAAACCGAATATGACGTCGGTGCTCCCATCGCCACAAATTCAGCAGGTCGACCATGTTTTGCTGGGCGAACATTGGCAGATGATCCTGCTAGATTCTCAAGTTATTGGTGTTCCGCATGGCCGCTTGAGCGATAAGCAGTTGGCTTTACTGGATGAAAAACTCGCGCAGTATGCTGATCGCCACACCCTCGTTTTGCTTCACCATCACCCAATTTTGGTGGGTAGTGCTTGGCTAGATCAGCACACACTTAAAGATGCGGATGATTTTTGGCAAGTGGTACAAAAGCACGATAACGTCAATGCTGTGTTATGTGGTCATGTACACCAAGATATGAATGTGATGCATCACGGTGTTCGCGTCATGGCAACGCCCTCGACTTGCGTTCAGTTTAAACCTAACTCGGATGATTTTGCGTTGGACACCACCTCACCAGGTTGGCGAGAGCTTGTGCTTAAAGCCGATGGGCAATTAGAGACTTACGTAAAGCGTCTTCCTGCAGGATGTTTCCAACCTGATTTCAGCTCTGCCGGCTATTAA
- the nudF gene encoding ADP-ribose diphosphatase: MQPSEKRHGEFTPQDVEIISKETLFKGFFSMVKYRFRHKLFEGGWSQPLEREMFERGHAAAMLPYDPITDQVVIIEQIRVGALEHPSPWQMEIVAGIIDHGETAEDVVRREAVEEAGIDVTLLEKVTSYYPSSGGCSEMLDVYVGKVDATTAHGVHGLDYEGEDIRVHVISREEAYEWVTNGKFENGASIIALQWLQLNHQRLRSEWHK, translated from the coding sequence ATGCAACCATCTGAAAAGCGACACGGGGAGTTTACACCCCAAGATGTGGAAATAATCTCAAAAGAGACACTGTTCAAGGGTTTCTTTAGCATGGTCAAATACCGCTTTCGACATAAGCTGTTCGAAGGGGGGTGGAGTCAGCCACTTGAGCGCGAGATGTTTGAGCGTGGCCATGCAGCGGCCATGCTGCCTTACGACCCGATTACAGACCAGGTCGTTATCATTGAGCAAATCCGCGTTGGAGCATTAGAGCATCCATCACCATGGCAGATGGAGATAGTCGCAGGGATCATTGACCATGGAGAAACGGCGGAAGATGTCGTTCGTCGAGAGGCGGTTGAAGAGGCGGGGATTGACGTCACCTTGTTAGAGAAAGTGACGTCTTACTACCCATCTTCAGGTGGTTGCTCTGAAATGCTCGATGTTTACGTCGGAAAGGTTGACGCAACAACCGCACATGGCGTTCATGGTTTAGACTATGAGGGTGAAGATATACGCGTCCATGTCATTAGCCGTGAAGAGGCTTATGAGTGGGTAACAAATGGTAAGTTTGAAAATGGTGCTTCGATCATTGCTCTGCAATGGTTACAACTGAACCACCAACGTTTAAGAAGCGAATGGCACAAGTAG
- the parC gene encoding DNA topoisomerase IV subunit A: MSSEITYDGVEQLPMRKFTEDAYLNYSMYVIMDRALPYIGDGLKPVQRRIIYAMSELGLSAAAKYKKSARTVGDVLGKYHPHGDSACYEAMVLMAQPFSYRYPLVDGQGNWGAPDDPKSFAAMRYTEAKLSKFAEVLLGELGQGTVEWQPNFDGTMKEPQMLPARLPHILLNGVTGIAVGMATDIPPHNVREVANAAIHLIDHPKAELPDVMNFVQGPDYPTEAEIISPKADLEKIYRTGRGSIKMRAVWHKEGSDIVITALPHQVSGAKLLEQIANQMRAKKLPMVDDLRDESDHENPTRIVVVPRSNRVDCDQLMNHLFASTDLEKNFRVNLNMIGLDNRPQVKGLVQILSEWIEFRRTTVRRRLQHRLDKVMARLHILEGLLVAYLNLDEVIEIIRTEDDPKAVLMARFGITDIQADAILDTKLRHLAKLEEMKIRGEQDELEKEREKLELLLGSERRMNTLLKKEIQADADKYGDDRRSPLVERAEAKALTERDLVPSEPITVVLSEKGWIRHAKGHDVDAEGLNYKSGDKYLAHARGKSNQQAVFLGSDGRSYSLESHSLPSARSQGEPITGRLNITAGSAIRQVIMGEEEQLWLVGSDAGYGFVCKGSDLLSKNKSGKALVTLPVNSEVMTPDAIADLDSDEIVAITNQGRMLLFPIKDLPQLAKGKGNKIINIPAAKAKEREEILSHLIAVPRGATLTLYAGKRKLGLKPSDLDNFRGERGRRGSLLPRGLQRVTRIEIDSGSASVEENAE, from the coding sequence ATGTCTAGTGAGATTACATACGATGGCGTTGAACAGTTGCCGATGCGCAAGTTCACTGAAGACGCTTATCTCAATTACTCAATGTACGTAATTATGGACCGCGCGTTGCCATACATTGGCGATGGTTTAAAGCCGGTTCAACGACGTATTATTTACGCAATGTCGGAGCTTGGTCTTTCGGCGGCAGCAAAATACAAAAAATCAGCACGTACCGTTGGTGACGTGTTAGGTAAATACCATCCACACGGCGACTCGGCGTGTTATGAAGCGATGGTATTAATGGCGCAGCCATTCTCTTACCGTTACCCATTGGTGGACGGTCAAGGTAACTGGGGTGCGCCAGATGACCCTAAATCGTTCGCTGCAATGCGTTATACCGAAGCGAAGCTGTCTAAGTTTGCGGAAGTCCTGTTAGGTGAACTTGGTCAAGGCACGGTCGAATGGCAGCCTAACTTTGACGGCACAATGAAAGAACCGCAAATGCTACCAGCGCGCCTGCCACATATTCTATTGAATGGCGTTACTGGTATCGCGGTTGGTATGGCGACGGATATTCCGCCTCACAACGTGCGTGAAGTGGCAAATGCAGCGATTCACTTGATCGATCATCCAAAAGCAGAACTGCCGGATGTAATGAACTTTGTTCAAGGCCCTGATTACCCGACCGAAGCAGAAATTATTTCGCCAAAAGCGGATCTTGAGAAGATCTATCGCACTGGTCGCGGCAGCATTAAGATGCGTGCGGTTTGGCACAAAGAAGGCTCTGATATCGTGATTACGGCGTTGCCACACCAAGTGTCTGGCGCGAAATTGCTAGAGCAAATTGCTAACCAAATGCGTGCGAAAAAGCTGCCTATGGTTGACGATCTGCGCGATGAATCCGATCACGAGAACCCTACGCGAATCGTTGTCGTTCCGCGTTCAAATCGCGTTGATTGCGACCAGTTGATGAATCATCTGTTTGCTTCAACCGATCTAGAAAAGAATTTCCGCGTTAACCTCAATATGATTGGTTTAGACAATCGCCCGCAGGTTAAAGGTTTAGTTCAAATTCTGTCTGAATGGATCGAGTTCCGCCGCACCACGGTTCGTCGTCGCCTACAGCATCGTCTAGATAAAGTGATGGCTCGTTTGCACATCCTTGAAGGTTTGTTGGTTGCCTACTTAAACCTTGATGAAGTCATTGAAATCATCCGTACTGAAGACGATCCCAAAGCGGTATTGATGGCGCGCTTTGGTATTACAGACATCCAAGCGGATGCGATTCTAGATACCAAACTTCGTCACCTAGCCAAGCTAGAAGAGATGAAGATCCGCGGTGAGCAAGATGAGCTAGAGAAAGAGCGCGAGAAGTTAGAGTTGCTGCTAGGTTCTGAGCGTCGCATGAATACCTTGCTTAAGAAAGAGATCCAAGCGGACGCCGATAAATATGGTGATGATCGCCGTTCACCGCTGGTTGAGCGTGCAGAAGCGAAAGCACTGACTGAGCGTGACCTCGTACCAAGTGAACCAATTACCGTTGTTCTATCAGAGAAAGGTTGGATTCGTCACGCGAAAGGTCATGATGTCGACGCTGAGGGGCTAAACTACAAGTCTGGTGATAAGTATCTCGCTCATGCTCGAGGGAAGAGTAATCAACAGGCCGTCTTCCTCGGTAGCGATGGTCGCAGTTATTCACTCGAGTCTCACTCGCTGCCATCTGCAAGGAGTCAAGGCGAGCCGATTACTGGACGCTTGAACATCACGGCGGGCAGTGCGATTCGTCAAGTGATTATGGGTGAAGAAGAGCAATTATGGTTAGTGGGCTCTGATGCTGGCTACGGCTTTGTTTGCAAAGGCAGCGATCTGCTTTCTAAGAACAAAAGTGGTAAAGCATTGGTGACGTTGCCAGTGAACTCGGAAGTGATGACTCCTGATGCGATAGCGGATCTCGATTCAGACGAGATTGTTGCGATCACGAACCAAGGTCGAATGTTGCTGTTCCCGATTAAAGATCTGCCTCAGCTTGCAAAAGGTAAGGGCAACAAGATCATTAATATCCCTGCGGCAAAAGCCAAAGAGCGCGAAGAGATACTTTCTCACTTAATTGCGGTGCCTAGAGGCGCAACATTGACGCTTTATGCGGGTAAACGCAAGTTAGGCTTGAAGCCGAGTGATCTAGATAATTTCCGCGGTGAGCGTGGGCGACGAGGTAGTTTGCTGCCGCGTGGTTTGCAACGTGTCACTCGAATAGAGATTGACTCTGGCTCAGCCTCGGTTGAAGAGAACGCTGAATAA
- the degS gene encoding outer membrane-stress sensor serine endopeptidase DegS — translation MLQFILRSVGLGLATAALLLLALPSLRSNILPHTPLDQEKDSGQLQISFNQAVRNAAPAVVNIYSRKYTEADRSKLLTQGLGSGVIVSEKGYIITNYHVVAQADQIIVALQDGRVAAAQLVGKDRRTDIAILRVEGSNLPVIPLNPNYTPKVGDVVLAIGNPYNLGQTTTFGIISATGRSSISADGRQAFIQTDAAINEGNSGGALVNTRGELVGINTASFQQATELETYGISFAIPFTLADKIMQKIIADGRVIRGYIGIDGQDINSVTSRLLGNEHLGGIVVLGVDPNGPGAAAGFEAQDIILKIDDKKINGRQSVLDIVTELRPGTVVDVLILRKGEEKTLQVTIAEDTR, via the coding sequence ATGCTGCAATTTATATTGCGTTCCGTAGGCTTAGGGCTTGCCACTGCAGCGCTATTGCTGCTCGCGTTGCCTTCACTACGAAGCAATATCCTTCCACATACTCCATTAGATCAGGAAAAAGATAGCGGCCAGCTACAAATCTCGTTCAACCAAGCGGTCCGTAACGCAGCACCCGCCGTGGTGAACATCTATAGCCGTAAATACACCGAGGCTGACCGTTCAAAGCTACTCACACAAGGTCTTGGTTCTGGAGTGATTGTCAGCGAAAAAGGCTACATCATCACAAATTACCACGTCGTAGCCCAAGCTGATCAAATCATTGTCGCCTTACAAGACGGTCGAGTCGCCGCAGCACAGCTAGTGGGTAAAGATCGCCGTACCGATATCGCAATACTTCGTGTAGAAGGCTCCAATCTTCCGGTGATTCCATTAAACCCAAACTACACGCCTAAAGTGGGCGATGTTGTCTTAGCGATCGGTAACCCATATAACCTTGGTCAAACAACGACGTTCGGCATTATTTCCGCAACGGGGCGCTCGTCAATCAGTGCTGACGGGCGACAAGCGTTTATTCAAACCGACGCCGCCATCAACGAAGGCAACTCAGGCGGTGCTCTTGTTAACACCCGCGGAGAACTCGTTGGAATCAACACCGCTTCGTTCCAACAAGCGACAGAGCTAGAGACCTATGGGATTTCATTCGCAATTCCATTTACCCTTGCCGACAAAATCATGCAGAAGATCATCGCAGATGGACGGGTCATTCGTGGCTACATTGGTATTGATGGTCAAGACATCAATTCCGTCACATCAAGATTGCTCGGCAATGAGCATCTAGGTGGTATTGTTGTCTTAGGGGTTGATCCCAATGGCCCTGGGGCAGCAGCAGGGTTTGAAGCACAAGACATTATTTTGAAGATCGACGACAAGAAAATTAATGGCCGTCAAAGCGTACTTGACATCGTGACCGAGCTAAGACCCGGCACTGTGGTTGATGTGCTTATTCTCAGAAAAGGCGAAGAGAAAACGCTTCAAGTTACCATAGCAGAAGACACTCGCTAA